The following DNA comes from Bryobacteraceae bacterium.
CGTCCACCACCGCAACCGATCCGGTGACGAACGCCGACTCCGCCGAGGCGAGAAACAGCGCGTACGCGGCGACGTCGCCCGGCTGGCCGATCCTCCCCAGCGGATACATGTCGCGCAGGGTTGCGAAGCCCTCCGGGTAGCGGCTCCAGTATTCCATGCACGTCTCGGTAGCGATGGTACCCGGGCAAATCACGTTGCTGCGGATTCCGAACCGCCCGTACTCGGCCGCCACCAGCCGCATCATCGCGATGAGTCCGCCTTTGGCGGCGGTGTAGGCGGTTTCACCGACGCCATAGAGCGCGTTCACGCTCGAGATGGTGACGATGCTGCCGCCGCCGCGGCGTTTCATGGCCGGGATCGCGCGGCGGGTGCAGAGGAACGGACCTTTCATGCAGACGTCCACCGTGCGGTCCCAGACGCCTTCGTCGAGTTCGGAAATCGTGGTGTCGCCGGTGGACCAGTAGGCGTTGTTGATCAGGATATCGACGCCGCCGAGGCTCTCTTCGGCCCGGGCGAACATCCCGTCCACCTGCCCGGCGCTCGCAACGTCGCAGGAGACGGCGATCGCGCGGGAACACGTCGCCGCCACCTGCTCCGCGGCCGGGAGGTCGATATCGGCGACGACCACCGCCGCGCCTTCCGCCGAGAACCGCCTAGCGATCTCAGCCCCGATGCCGCGTCCACCGCCGGTTACCACGGCCGTGAGTCCTTCCAGCCGGCCGATCATATTATCGTTTCCGGCTGAAGTAGCGCCCGGCGAAGTCAAGAAACACGGGCCAGTTCGGCCCGGGCGTGTGGCCGCCGGAGTGCTGCCGGAAGGTGAGGTAGCCTTCCATGAGCCCGTTTTCGATGGGCGGGAACTTGCCGGTGAAAAGGCCTTTCCGGCCGAGAAGCGTGTAGACAGGGCTCGTGTCGGCGGTTGCAAGAAACGCGCCCCTGGCGTCCACCCAGCCGTCTCCCTCCACGGCGCCGGCGCTGATGAAAGCCGGCCGGGGCGCGAACAGCGCGACGAGCATGTGCGCGTCCACCGGCAGGTTTTTCCATTGCAGCGGACCGGCGTACTTCATGTAGTTACCGGCCATCCAGTGATACTCGTTCGGCGCAGCGACGTTCTCGACGAGTTCGCCGAAGTTACGGCGA
Coding sequences within:
- a CDS encoding SDR family oxidoreductase: MIGRLEGLTAVVTGGGRGIGAEIARRFSAEGAAVVVADIDLPAAEQVAATCSRAIAVSCDVASAGQVDGMFARAEESLGGVDILINNAYWSTGDTTISELDEGVWDRTVDVCMKGPFLCTRRAIPAMKRRGGGSIVTISSVNALYGVGETAYTAAKGGLIAMMRLVAAEYGRFGIRSNVICPGTIATETCMEYWSRYPEGFATLRDMYPLGRIGQPGDVAAYALFLASAESAFVTGSVAVVDGGLLAGRNLTADAGEDHSE